In Vespula vulgaris chromosome 7, iyVesVulg1.1, whole genome shotgun sequence, a single window of DNA contains:
- the LOC127065253 gene encoding uncharacterized protein LOC127065253: protein MSQGCPSVSHQLAAASIAFRRARKKFPKDYGVRSKDTKTEVEWTKKNKNDQPASSSSAKCMINNDKSQCFCSSSVYSDDGPRYLSAKQSLSIKQSKCTCCRHNKEYFEDSARWSNDQSAVGDVLDKVSTRERFIDVESRKSVDRYKRELLSFEFFYKSHDLERDTKNNFTHLARRKCTCCPVSIKKRVENDSSKLDSVDLLYVASHEKHCCVNSMDNHERLVEDGTLDHFSRRNRDDQELRRSCSKLDRSTTRKEEISPLLCTCDPRSPRDINLDLLQSPEDHRPRFCHRCPACPRRSYRQRCYFCQQKSERISNFLPVGCTCLSILGNRRGCSSKDHERIRTYGKKEEEEEEDENVGVIDHKDSISILMEKYKSRNAQDGPTQEGQKRKNRSKGNERIGNRYEKSPTSRILARENRKDSMEGLENSKSCDRCRCQENHLRWKEQEEREQEEKTLLFDDGRNRIRGEGDFYRRKKPARSKFGVPWRHTF from the exons ATGTCGCAAGGTTGTCCATCCGTTTCTCATCAGCTTGCCGCGGCATCGATCGCCTTCCGTCGTGCTCGTAAAAAATTTCCAAAGGATTACGGCGTAAGATCTAAGGACACCAAA ACCGAAGTAGAATGGaccaagaaaaataagaacgatCAACCTGCGAGCTCTTCGTCCGCGAAATGTATGATTAACAACGATAAATCACAGTGTTTTTGTTCGTCATCCGTGTACAGCGACGATGGTCCACGTTATTTGTCAGCAAAACAAAGTTTATCGATTAAACAAAGCAAATGTACATGTTGTCGACATAACAAGGAATATTTCGAAGATTCCGCAAGATGGTCGAACGATCAAAGTGCCGTTGGAGATGTTCTAGATAAAGTGTCAACTCGCGAACGTTTTATCGATGTTGAATCAAGGAAATCGGTAGATCGATACAAG CgcgaattattatcattcgaATTTTTCTACAAAAGTCACGACCTGGAAAGAGAtacgaagaataattttacaCATCTCGCGAGAAGAAAATGTACATGCTGTCCAGTGTCTATCAAAAAACGCGTAGAAAATGATTCATCCAAGTTAGATTCCGTTGATCTTTTATACGTTGCATCCCACGAGAAACATTGTTGCGTTAATTCCATGGACAATCATG AGCGTCTCGTTGAAGACGGAACGCTTGACCATTTCTCACGAAGGAACCGGGACGATCAGGAGCTTCGTCGATCTTGCTCGAAATTAGATAGGTCGACgacaaggaaagaagaaatctcACCTTTGCTCTGTACGTGCGACCCTCGCTCCCCACGAGACATTAACCTCGATCTCTTGCAATCGCCCGAAGACCATCGGCCTCGTTTCTGTCATCGTTGTCCTGCCTGCCCTCGTCGCTCCTATCGACAACGATGCTACTTTTGTCAGCAGAAAAG CGAAAggatttctaattttctccCGGTCGGTTGCACGTGCCTCTCTATTCTGGGTAATCGTCGTGGCTGTTCGTCGAAGGATCACGAGAGGATACGAACTTAtgggaagaaggaggaagaggaagaggaggatgagaatgTAGGAGTTATCGATCACAAAGATTCGATATCCATTCTCATGGAAAAGTATAAGTCGAGAAATGCGCAGGACGGGCCGACTCAGGAAGGacagaaaaggaagaatcgaTCGAAGGGAAACGAAAGAATCGGCAATCGTTACGAGAAGTCGCCGACTTCGAGAATTCTCGCTCGCGAAAACAGAAAGGATTCGATGGAGGGCTTGGAAAATTCCAAGAGTTGCGATCGCTGTAGATGCCAAGAGAATCATCTGAGATGGAAGGAACAGGAGGAAAGGGAGCAAGAGGAGAAGACGCTGCTGTTCGATGATGGCCGTAATCGGATTCGTGGCGAAGGCGATTTCTATCGAAGGAAGAAGCCTGCCCGATCGAAATTCGGAGTACCCTGGAGACATACCTTTTGA
- the LOC127065052 gene encoding bromodomain-containing protein 4-like isoform X2 produces the protein MAKEKIRNSESGNKITFKSGETYTSEFEINETPPSARTLLTKGYIQDEINSFSGATVSTRGRFMTEQEKLRCPNERPLYLYIQGHSKHNVDLAIQKINEIIKTEHQSSLNRPSRFTNAPPPLMSLHSGITSVEKICVGIENAPQGFDLRGRIIGIGGANLLYIRGETGANVTLRGRSSQFIDPVLGSESPEPLHLHIEHPKPEALQNAKQLAINLIQTMQSELQTYIQQQPPPVQSQQVIEQPQIQPSQFQTMNIGTLGQPNVVTIQHQDIIQHPQSNVVTLPATILTATVAGAPGPGVTVPPPGVHIPPHSGPLVPPTQPQEIQTFMPPPPVGQVQLIGPPSSVSQVQYQIHPGQPLQIQGIQPGSQASPQPVAQMYVMSQPPPQSPAQQNFISTASVPVSGAVSYVYTQPSVQRPATPSQGMIETVNVNLQQPPPATPLNITQQPPPPLLHLHFPPPNFPPNQPPPPVPQTYQIQYQQVQAPVSQSQAQFVLQPGEHIVPPQIQQNHEQPQAVAQHMIPPQFEGHPPQFHLQVPPPSTQTFLVPNAQSPQHPQQPPLPQGGEIQHQQDEQGPLPQPVPPPQIVPPPSVAQMQNSMNVLTSVPPPTQAPPPPQNAPWLYQTQQPQQIPHSQGQLQVQMPPGNMPLHNAPPPQIQAQIQYHTPHMQYQNGHIPAQVHYTVQTPQHQPFEQKPDSPEQQKPHGVKRRFSDIEGNQEPPPYQCGPLPAQRHGTGNSHGCASEKVNVNSKSYMVHRQQVPAYPMEIETSC, from the exons ATGGCtaaagaaaagattagaaattCTGAATCAGGCAACAAg ataactTTTAAAAGTGGCGAGACATATACTTCAGAGTTTGAAATCAATGAGACACCTCCTAGTGCTAGAACTTTACTCACTAAAGGTTACATAcaagatgaaattaattcgttctcTG GAGCTACTGTATCGACCCGCGGACGTTTTATGACGGAACAAGAAAAATTACGTTGTCCTAACGAACGGcctttatacttatatatacaaggACATTCAAAACATAATGTTGAct TGgcaatacaaaaaattaatgaaattattaagacAGAACATCAAAGTTCATTAAACAGACCAAGCCGATTTACTAATGCACCTCCACCTCTTATGAGTTTACATTCTGGAATTACATCAGta GAAAAGATATGCGTTGGTATAGAAAATGCACCGCAAGGTTTTGATCTACGAGGAAGAATTATAGGCATTGGTGGAGCAAATTTGTTATACATAAGAGGAGAGACTGGTGCGAATGTAACTTTAAGGGGAAGAAGCTCGCAATTTATAGATCCTGTTTTAGGATCCGAATCTCCTGAACCGCTTCATTTACATATAGA ACATCCAAAACCGGAAGCGTTACAAAACGCAAAACAGTTGGCAATTAACTTAATACAAACAATGCAGTCCGAGCTGCAAACTTACATACAACAACAACCACCACCAGTGCAATCTCAACAGGTTATAGAGCAACCTCAAATACAACCAT CACAGTTTCAAACTATGAATATCGGTACTTTAGGGCAGCCTAACGTTGTTACAATACAACATCAAG ATATAATACAACATCCTCAAAGTAACGTGGTAACCCTACCGGCAACTATTTTGACAGCTACAGTAGCTGGAGCACCGGGTCCTGGAGTAACAGTTCCTCCTCCAGGAGTACATATACCGCCTCATTCAGGACCATTAGTACCTCCTACGCAACCTCAG gaAATACAAACTTTTATGCCACCACCACCTGTTGGACAAGTACAATTAATCGGGCCTCCGTCAAGTGTAAGTCAAGTGCAATATCAAATTCATCCTGGACAACCGCTACAAATTCAAGGTATCCAACCAGGGTCACAAGCATCACCGCAGCCTGTTGCTCAAATGTATGTTATGAGTCAACCACCACCACAAAGTCCAGCTCAACAGAATTTCATTTCGACTGCCAGTGTGCCAGTTAGCGGGGCAGTGTCATATGTTTATACCCAACCCAGTGTACAAAGACCTGCAACACCTTCGCAAGGAATGATCGAGACTGTTAATGTTAACTTACAACAACCACCTCCAGCAACTCCTCTAAATATAACTCAACAACCGCCACCACCATTATTACATCTTCATTTTCCTCCACCTAACTTCCCTCCAAACCAACCACCACCTCCTGTGCCTCAAACTTATCAGATACAGTATCAGCAGGTACAGGCACCTGTGTCGCAATCACAAGCGCAGTTCGTTCTACAGCCTGGAGAACATATCGTGCCACCACAAATACAACAGAATCATGAACAACCTCAAGCTGTAGCACAGCACATGATTCCACCTCAATTTGAGGGTCATCCTCCACAATTTCACTTACAAGTTCCACCACCATCTACTCAAACTTTTTTGGTTCCTAATGCTCAATCTCCCCAACATCCTCAGCAACCCCCATTACCTCAAGGAGGTGAAATTCAGCATCAACAAGACGAGCAAGGTCCACTGCCGCAGCCGGTGCCTCCTCCGCAAATAGTACCCCCTCCGTCAGTGGCACAAATGCAAAATTCGATGAATGTTCTTACTAGCGTACCTCCACCAACGCAGGCACCTCCTCCTCCGCAAAATGCTCCGTGGCTCTATCAAACGCAGCAACCTCAACAGATACCTCATTCTCAGGGTCAGCTACAG GTACAAATGCCACCTGGTAACATGCCACTTCATAATGCACCTCCGCCACAAATACAAGCGCAAATACAATATCATACTCCCCATATGCAATATCAAAATGGGCATATACCGGCCCAAGTACATTATACAGTGCAAACACCCCAACATCAACCCTTCGAACAAAAGCCGGATTCGCCTGAACAACAGAAACCTCATGGAGTGAAGAGAAGGTTTTCTGATATAGAAGGAAATCAG GAACCACCACCGTATCAATGTGGCCCTTTACCTGCTCAACGTCATGGCACAGG AAATAGCCATGGGTGTGCATCAG AGAAGGTGAACGTCAACAGCAAGTCTTACATGGTCCATCGCCAGCAGGTGCCGGCCTACCCCATGGAGATCGAAACAAGCTGCTAA
- the LOC127065058 gene encoding BTB/POZ domain-containing protein 1-like isoform X1 — protein sequence MSTETSLGDMPNVVSRIHNLRLGHEDGEEAHNGNNAAADESANSAQNAQPIGTLSRARRALNFVWDEEQPTTSSTSRGVDISSSNGDNRPPTNAANTIHIDGHPQNNVALENSHGSAVATYNWQGTKATMRERIVFLFNNEILSDVSFLVGRGAQQQRIPAHKLVLSSGSAVFYAMFNGTLATASSEIEVPDVEPAAFLAVLLFLYTDEIQIDPETVMTTLYTAKKYAVSALEKHCVDFLKNNLTSDNAFLLLTQARLFDEPQLAAVCLDTIDRFTTEALNADGFVDIDIDTLMVVLERDTLRVRESKIFQAVLRWSEAECVRQQLPVVPENQRLVLGNALSLVRFPLMSKEEFTAGPAQSGLLNHSEVLSLFCYFILNPKPMVSFQTMPRCCMTGKEQTVCRFQHTKSKWGYNGTSDRIRFSVDRRIFLIGYGVYGSMHVPAIYEVLVELIHTASGKVIASNSTTFSCDGSKYTYILMFKDLAEILPNTIYTASATFKGPYSHYGTKGVKTVLVDCDSGNGKVKFDFNIESGDNNGTSVEEGQIPELIFYT from the exons ATGTCCACGGAAACGTCGTTGGGCGACATGCCGAATGTCGTCTCGAGGATACACAATTTACGATTGGGTCACGAGGATGGCGAGGAAGCCCATAATGGAAATAATGCTGCGGCCGATGAATCCGCGAATTCGGCGCAAAACGCTCAACCGATTGGGACTCTCTCTCGTGCTCGGCGTGCACTTAACTTTGTCTGGGACGAAGAACAGCCTACCACTTCTTCTACCTCGCGAGGCGTTGATATTTCATCGTCGAACGGTGATAA cAGGCCTCCAACTAATGCAGCTAACACGATCCACATCGATGGACATCCTCAGAATAATGTAGCATTGGAGAATAGCCACGGCTCTGCCGTGGCTACGTACAATTGGCAGGGTACGAAGGCTACGATGCGAGAGAGGATAGTTTTTCTATTTAACAACGAGATCCTGTCCGACGTGAGTTTCTTGGTAGGACGAGGAGCTCAACAACAGCGTATACCGGCTCACAAACTAGTCCTGTCTTCTGGAAGTGCCGTATTTTATGCGATGTTTAACGGAACGCTTGCTACAGCTTCTTCGGAAATAGAAGTACCTGATGTAGAACCCGCTGCTTTTTTGGCagtgcttctttttttatataccgaTGAGATACAAATAGATCCTGAAACTGTGATGACGACGTTGTATACTGCTAAGAAGTATGCCGTTTCTGCTTTAGAAAAGCACTGTGTCGATTTTTTGAAGAATAATTTAACCAGTGACAAtgcttttttacttttaacgCAAGCTCGTTTGTTCGATGAACCTCAATTAGCAGCGGTCTGCTTGGATACTATCGATAGATTTACGACAGAGGCCCTAAACGCGGATGGATTTGTAGATATTGATATCGATACGTTGATGGTTGTTCTGGAAAGAGATACGCTTCGAGTCAGGGAATCTAAAATATTTCAGGCTGTGTTAAG ATGGTCGGAGGCAGAATGCGTGAGGCAGCAGCTGCCAGTTGTTCCAGAGAATCAACGTTTGGTTCTAGGCAATGCTCTTTCTTTAGTTCGTTTTCCCCTTATGTCCAAAGAGGAATTCACCGCGGGCCCGGCACAATCTGGATTACTAAATCATTCTGAG GTTCTAtctttgttttgttatttcatACTGAACCCGAAACCAATGGTAAGCTTTCAAACGATGCCACGTTGTTGTATGACTGGCAAAGAACAGACTGTCTGTAGATTTCAGCATACCAAAAGTAAATGGGGTTACAATGGAACAAGTGATCGTATCAG ATTTAGCGTGGATCGACGGATATTCCTTATCGGTTATGGAGTTTATGGCAGCATGCATGTACCCGCGATATACGAGGTATTAGTGGAGCTAATACATACGGCATCAGGGAAAGTAATCGCTTCGAATTCAACGACATTCAGTTGTGACGGTTCAAAGTATACTTATATTCTAATGTTTAAAGATTTAGCCGAAATTTTACCAAACACTATTTATACGGCATCTGCAACATTTAAG GGTCCCTATTCTCATTACGGAACGAAAGGTGTAAAAACAGTATTGGTTGATTGCGATTCCGGAAatggaaaagtaaaatttgattttaatatcgaatctGGTGATAATAATGGAACTTCCGTCGAGGAAGGACAAATTCCTGAGCTTATCTTTTACACTTAA
- the LOC127065058 gene encoding BTB/POZ domain-containing protein 1-like isoform X2, with amino-acid sequence MSTETSLGDMPNVVSRIHNLRLGHEDGEEAHNGNNAAADESANSAQNAQPIGTLSRARRALNFVWDEEQPTTSSTSRGVDISSSNGDKPPTNAANTIHIDGHPQNNVALENSHGSAVATYNWQGTKATMRERIVFLFNNEILSDVSFLVGRGAQQQRIPAHKLVLSSGSAVFYAMFNGTLATASSEIEVPDVEPAAFLAVLLFLYTDEIQIDPETVMTTLYTAKKYAVSALEKHCVDFLKNNLTSDNAFLLLTQARLFDEPQLAAVCLDTIDRFTTEALNADGFVDIDIDTLMVVLERDTLRVRESKIFQAVLRWSEAECVRQQLPVVPENQRLVLGNALSLVRFPLMSKEEFTAGPAQSGLLNHSEVLSLFCYFILNPKPMVSFQTMPRCCMTGKEQTVCRFQHTKSKWGYNGTSDRIRFSVDRRIFLIGYGVYGSMHVPAIYEVLVELIHTASGKVIASNSTTFSCDGSKYTYILMFKDLAEILPNTIYTASATFKGPYSHYGTKGVKTVLVDCDSGNGKVKFDFNIESGDNNGTSVEEGQIPELIFYT; translated from the exons ATGTCCACGGAAACGTCGTTGGGCGACATGCCGAATGTCGTCTCGAGGATACACAATTTACGATTGGGTCACGAGGATGGCGAGGAAGCCCATAATGGAAATAATGCTGCGGCCGATGAATCCGCGAATTCGGCGCAAAACGCTCAACCGATTGGGACTCTCTCTCGTGCTCGGCGTGCACTTAACTTTGTCTGGGACGAAGAACAGCCTACCACTTCTTCTACCTCGCGAGGCGTTGATATTTCATCGTCGAACGGTGATAA GCCTCCAACTAATGCAGCTAACACGATCCACATCGATGGACATCCTCAGAATAATGTAGCATTGGAGAATAGCCACGGCTCTGCCGTGGCTACGTACAATTGGCAGGGTACGAAGGCTACGATGCGAGAGAGGATAGTTTTTCTATTTAACAACGAGATCCTGTCCGACGTGAGTTTCTTGGTAGGACGAGGAGCTCAACAACAGCGTATACCGGCTCACAAACTAGTCCTGTCTTCTGGAAGTGCCGTATTTTATGCGATGTTTAACGGAACGCTTGCTACAGCTTCTTCGGAAATAGAAGTACCTGATGTAGAACCCGCTGCTTTTTTGGCagtgcttctttttttatataccgaTGAGATACAAATAGATCCTGAAACTGTGATGACGACGTTGTATACTGCTAAGAAGTATGCCGTTTCTGCTTTAGAAAAGCACTGTGTCGATTTTTTGAAGAATAATTTAACCAGTGACAAtgcttttttacttttaacgCAAGCTCGTTTGTTCGATGAACCTCAATTAGCAGCGGTCTGCTTGGATACTATCGATAGATTTACGACAGAGGCCCTAAACGCGGATGGATTTGTAGATATTGATATCGATACGTTGATGGTTGTTCTGGAAAGAGATACGCTTCGAGTCAGGGAATCTAAAATATTTCAGGCTGTGTTAAG ATGGTCGGAGGCAGAATGCGTGAGGCAGCAGCTGCCAGTTGTTCCAGAGAATCAACGTTTGGTTCTAGGCAATGCTCTTTCTTTAGTTCGTTTTCCCCTTATGTCCAAAGAGGAATTCACCGCGGGCCCGGCACAATCTGGATTACTAAATCATTCTGAG GTTCTAtctttgttttgttatttcatACTGAACCCGAAACCAATGGTAAGCTTTCAAACGATGCCACGTTGTTGTATGACTGGCAAAGAACAGACTGTCTGTAGATTTCAGCATACCAAAAGTAAATGGGGTTACAATGGAACAAGTGATCGTATCAG ATTTAGCGTGGATCGACGGATATTCCTTATCGGTTATGGAGTTTATGGCAGCATGCATGTACCCGCGATATACGAGGTATTAGTGGAGCTAATACATACGGCATCAGGGAAAGTAATCGCTTCGAATTCAACGACATTCAGTTGTGACGGTTCAAAGTATACTTATATTCTAATGTTTAAAGATTTAGCCGAAATTTTACCAAACACTATTTATACGGCATCTGCAACATTTAAG GGTCCCTATTCTCATTACGGAACGAAAGGTGTAAAAACAGTATTGGTTGATTGCGATTCCGGAAatggaaaagtaaaatttgattttaatatcgaatctGGTGATAATAATGGAACTTCCGTCGAGGAAGGACAAATTCCTGAGCTTATCTTTTACACTTAA
- the LOC127065052 gene encoding uncharacterized protein LOC127065052 isoform X1: protein MAKEKIRNSESGNKITFKSGETYTSEFEINETPPSARTLLTKGYIQDEINSFSGATVSTRGRFMTEQEKLRCPNERPLYLYIQGHSKHNVDLAIQKINEIIKTEHQSSLNRPSRFTNAPPPLMSLHSGITSVEKICVGIENAPQGFDLRGRIIGIGGANLLYIRGETGANVTLRGRSSQFIDPVLGSESPEPLHLHIEHPKPEALQNAKQLAINLIQTMQSELQTYIQQQPPPVQSQQVIEQPQIQPSQFQTMNIGTLGQPNVVTIQHQDIIQHPQSNVVTLPATILTATVAGAPGPGVTVPPPGVHIPPHSGPLVPPTQPQEIQTFMPPPPVGQVQLIGPPSSVSQVQYQIHPGQPLQIQGIQPGSQASPQPVAQMYVMSQPPPQSPAQQNFISTASVPVSGAVSYVYTQPSVQRPATPSQGMIETVNVNLQQPPPATPLNITQQPPPPLLHLHFPPPNFPPNQPPPPVPQTYQIQYQQVQAPVSQSQAQFVLQPGEHIVPPQIQQNHEQPQAVAQHMIPPQFEGHPPQFHLQVPPPSTQTFLVPNAQSPQHPQQPPLPQGGEIQHQQDEQGPLPQPVPPPQIVPPPSVAQMQNSMNVLTSVPPPTQAPPPPQNAPWLYQTQQPQQIPHSQGQLQVQMPPGNMPLHNAPPPQIQAQIQYHTPHMQYQNGHIPAQVHYTVQTPQHQPFEQKPDSPEQQKPHGVKRRFSDIEGNQEPPPYQCGPLPAQRHGTGEGERQQQVLHGPSPAGAGLPHGDRNKLLMPPPHPGEKRNVDPKHTGLNPGNEPVLIAESGGMNPASGPPLPPPPPPQAPWQSHHIRAPWGRPPPIPREEHHALCPPNLPPTNMPPPQIRPRGHLEGNRSPIQNTVMDHPLNIEYNQIPPHAAKPPPYNSHPLMQSICNPPPPPPPHQQQRPQHPAQTMPPHYQVPISQAYQPPAPCPPWMN, encoded by the exons ATGGCtaaagaaaagattagaaattCTGAATCAGGCAACAAg ataactTTTAAAAGTGGCGAGACATATACTTCAGAGTTTGAAATCAATGAGACACCTCCTAGTGCTAGAACTTTACTCACTAAAGGTTACATAcaagatgaaattaattcgttctcTG GAGCTACTGTATCGACCCGCGGACGTTTTATGACGGAACAAGAAAAATTACGTTGTCCTAACGAACGGcctttatacttatatatacaaggACATTCAAAACATAATGTTGAct TGgcaatacaaaaaattaatgaaattattaagacAGAACATCAAAGTTCATTAAACAGACCAAGCCGATTTACTAATGCACCTCCACCTCTTATGAGTTTACATTCTGGAATTACATCAGta GAAAAGATATGCGTTGGTATAGAAAATGCACCGCAAGGTTTTGATCTACGAGGAAGAATTATAGGCATTGGTGGAGCAAATTTGTTATACATAAGAGGAGAGACTGGTGCGAATGTAACTTTAAGGGGAAGAAGCTCGCAATTTATAGATCCTGTTTTAGGATCCGAATCTCCTGAACCGCTTCATTTACATATAGA ACATCCAAAACCGGAAGCGTTACAAAACGCAAAACAGTTGGCAATTAACTTAATACAAACAATGCAGTCCGAGCTGCAAACTTACATACAACAACAACCACCACCAGTGCAATCTCAACAGGTTATAGAGCAACCTCAAATACAACCAT CACAGTTTCAAACTATGAATATCGGTACTTTAGGGCAGCCTAACGTTGTTACAATACAACATCAAG ATATAATACAACATCCTCAAAGTAACGTGGTAACCCTACCGGCAACTATTTTGACAGCTACAGTAGCTGGAGCACCGGGTCCTGGAGTAACAGTTCCTCCTCCAGGAGTACATATACCGCCTCATTCAGGACCATTAGTACCTCCTACGCAACCTCAG gaAATACAAACTTTTATGCCACCACCACCTGTTGGACAAGTACAATTAATCGGGCCTCCGTCAAGTGTAAGTCAAGTGCAATATCAAATTCATCCTGGACAACCGCTACAAATTCAAGGTATCCAACCAGGGTCACAAGCATCACCGCAGCCTGTTGCTCAAATGTATGTTATGAGTCAACCACCACCACAAAGTCCAGCTCAACAGAATTTCATTTCGACTGCCAGTGTGCCAGTTAGCGGGGCAGTGTCATATGTTTATACCCAACCCAGTGTACAAAGACCTGCAACACCTTCGCAAGGAATGATCGAGACTGTTAATGTTAACTTACAACAACCACCTCCAGCAACTCCTCTAAATATAACTCAACAACCGCCACCACCATTATTACATCTTCATTTTCCTCCACCTAACTTCCCTCCAAACCAACCACCACCTCCTGTGCCTCAAACTTATCAGATACAGTATCAGCAGGTACAGGCACCTGTGTCGCAATCACAAGCGCAGTTCGTTCTACAGCCTGGAGAACATATCGTGCCACCACAAATACAACAGAATCATGAACAACCTCAAGCTGTAGCACAGCACATGATTCCACCTCAATTTGAGGGTCATCCTCCACAATTTCACTTACAAGTTCCACCACCATCTACTCAAACTTTTTTGGTTCCTAATGCTCAATCTCCCCAACATCCTCAGCAACCCCCATTACCTCAAGGAGGTGAAATTCAGCATCAACAAGACGAGCAAGGTCCACTGCCGCAGCCGGTGCCTCCTCCGCAAATAGTACCCCCTCCGTCAGTGGCACAAATGCAAAATTCGATGAATGTTCTTACTAGCGTACCTCCACCAACGCAGGCACCTCCTCCTCCGCAAAATGCTCCGTGGCTCTATCAAACGCAGCAACCTCAACAGATACCTCATTCTCAGGGTCAGCTACAG GTACAAATGCCACCTGGTAACATGCCACTTCATAATGCACCTCCGCCACAAATACAAGCGCAAATACAATATCATACTCCCCATATGCAATATCAAAATGGGCATATACCGGCCCAAGTACATTATACAGTGCAAACACCCCAACATCAACCCTTCGAACAAAAGCCGGATTCGCCTGAACAACAGAAACCTCATGGAGTGAAGAGAAGGTTTTCTGATATAGAAGGAAATCAG GAACCACCACCGTATCAATGTGGCCCTTTACCTGCTCAACGTCATGGCACAGG AGAAGGTGAACGTCAACAGCAAGTCTTACATGGTCCATCGCCAGCAGGTGCCGGCCTACCCCATGGAGATCGAAACAAGCTGCTAATGCCACCTCCACATCCAG GTGAAAAGCGTAACGTCGATCCAAAACACACGGGACTAAATCCAG gtAATGAACCGGTATTAATCGCTGAATCCGGAGGTATGAATCCTGCGAGTGGACCGCCTttaccaccacctccacctccgcAAGCACCTTGGCAATCTCATCATATCAGAGCTCCTTGGGGTAGACCTCCACCAATACCAAGAGAGGAACATCACGCGTTATGTCCTCCCAATTTACCACCCACGAATATGCCACCACCACAGATAAGACCAAGAG GTCATTTAGAAGGTAATCGTTCTCCCATTCAAAACACGGTGATGGATCATCCGCTAAACATCGAGTACAATCAAATACCACCGCATGCTGCAAAACCACCACCTTACAATTCGCATCCATTGATGCAGTCTATTTGCaatccaccaccaccaccacctccgcATCAACAACAACGGCCTCAACATCCGGCGCAAACTATGCCGCCGCATTATCAAGTGCCAATCTCTCAAGCATATCAGCCACCGGCGCCGTGTCCACCATGGATGAATTGA